A portion of the Musa acuminata AAA Group cultivar baxijiao chromosome BXJ1-1, Cavendish_Baxijiao_AAA, whole genome shotgun sequence genome contains these proteins:
- the LOC135679461 gene encoding cell division cycle 20.2, cofactor of APC complex-like: MNMPNDTDIHNNKTCVGWGDSHSFVCSLAWRSNAILTAGRSDGSIVDYDIRKDDRAICDYRGHRLEVCSLKWSELFGRYLASGGKDKLVHIWDTRMAVANHHPCQHQLLHKISNHTSTVRALDWCPTRSNLLASGGGRNDHCIKFWNAVNGVCLNSIDTGSEVCALLWDKNKSELLTSHGFPNNQLTLWNYTSMTRKAELFGHSSRVLYLAGSLLGGVVASAAEDETLKFWNVFETPKPPKPEANTVPFAQFSVIR, from the exons atgaatatgccaaacgacacggacatacataa CAACAAGACGTGTGTTGGTTGGGGTGACAGCCACTCCTTTGTTTGTTCACTTGCGTGGAGAAGTAATGCAATCTTGACGGCTGGGAGATCCGATGGTAGTATTGTTGATTATGACATTAGAAAAGATGACCGGGCCATCTGTGACTATAGAGGGCATCGACTAGAagtttgtagtcttaaatggtccGAGTTGTTTGGGCGGTATCTGGCAAGCGGAGGGAAGGACAAACTTGTGCACATATGGGACACCCGCATGGCTGTTGCAAATCACCATCCGTGCCAACATCAATTGCTTCACAAGATTAGCAACCACACTTCCACTGTGAGGGCCCTTGATTGGTGCCCTACCAGGAGCAATCtgctggcttctggtggaggACGCAATGATCATTGCATTAAGTTTTGGAATGCTGTTAATGGTGTTTGCTTGAACTCGATTGATACCGGCTCTGAAGTTTGTGCGTTGTTGTGGGACAAAAACAAATCTGAATTGCTGACCTCCCATGGGTTTCCAAACAATCAACTCACCCTGTGGAATTACACATCCATGACGAGAAAAGCTGAGCTTTTTGGTCATTCATCTCGTGTTCTTTACTTGgctgggagcctattgggaggtgtagtagcttctgcagCAGAAGATGAGACACTCAAGTTCTGGAATGTCTTTGAGACTCCCAAACCACCAAAACCTGAAGCAAACACTGTGCCCTTTGCCCAATTTAGTGTCATAAGATGA
- the LOC135677343 gene encoding cell division cycle 20.2, cofactor of APC complex-like: protein MDMDFARCALTMPSRPQRDGSIESPSSVAYQKLLVQCILKNRSRIFAFKSAPESPADKVSQFDEDNRPHKKQQRRIPKDADRVLAAYDILDDDRLNLLDWGSNNVLAIGLNDKVCLWNAANKSSTEFSRALEDNSPVTSISWSPD, encoded by the coding sequence ATGGACATGGACTTCGCGCGCTGTGCTCTAACCATGCCTTCCAGACCTCAGCGTGATGGTTCGATAGAATCCCCATCGAGTGTGGCGTACCAAAAACTTCTTGTTCAATGTATTTTGAAGAACAGATCTCGCATCTTCGCATTCAAGAGTGCACCCGAATCACCGGCCGACAAGGTGTCCCAATTTGACGAGGACAATCGACCGCACAAGAAGCAACAGAGGCGAATCCCAAAAGATGCAGATAGGGTTTTGGCTGCTTATGATATCTTAGATGATGATAGGTTGAATCTActcgactggggaagcaataaCGTGTTGGCGATTGGCCTCAATGACAAAGTGTGCCTATGGAATGCTGCGAATAAGTCTAGTACGGAGTTTTCACGAGCCCTAGAAGACAACAGCCCTGTCACTAGCATCAGCTGGTCCCCagactga